The following DNA comes from Streptomyces sp. NBC_00690.
CGCAGGCGGTCGGGCTCGACCCCGACCCGCTCGTCGCACAGTACGACTCCGAGCACGGCGGCAGGCCCGCCCCGACTCCTGCCGCACCCCTGTTCGAGGCCGAGCGCATCCGGCCCGAACCGCGCCGTCCCAACTGGACCGCCGCCATGGTGGCCGCGATCGTCGCCGTGGTGGGCTTCGTCGGTTTCACCTTCTTCAACGGCGAGGACGACGGGGGAAAGAAGCAGCAGGTCGCCGAGGGACCGGCAGCGGAGGAGAAGCCGCAGCCCACCAAGGCCACGAACACCAAGCCCGCCGACCCCAAGCCCGACCCGTCGGACGGTGCCATCGCCGCCGTGCCGAAGGACAAGGTGACGGTCACCCTGTCCGTGCTCGAAGACAAGAGCTGGATCTCCGTCAAGTCCCACAACGGCAAGCTGCTGTTCGACGGCACGCTGAACAAGGGCGATTCCCGGACCTTCCAGGACGATGATCGAATCGATCTCATCCTGGGCAATGCCGGCGCGATCGAGCTGTTCGTGAACGGCAAGAAGGTCGAGGACGAGTTCAAGCCGGGACAGGTCGAGCGACTCTCCTACACCAAGGGCGACCCCGAGGCCGGCTGAGTAAGCGCACCTCAGACGCGGCGCGGACAGCCGGTTCCCGAGGGGCCAGAAGCAGCGGAGCGGCCATCGGGACACCCGCCGACGGGCCTGGCGGCAGGGGCGTGGGTCAGGACAAAGTAGTCTTGAGCCCATGCCCGAACGCCGTACCGTCGCCCTTGTCACTCTTGGCTGCGCCCGTAACGAGGTGGACTCGGAGGAGCTCGCAGGCCGCTTGGCAGCGGATGGCTGGGAGCTCGTCCAGGAAGCCTCCGATGCGGACGTCGCCGTCGTCAACACCTGCGGGTTCGTCGAGGCCGCGAAGAAGGACTCCGTCGACGCGCTCCTCGAAGCGAACGATCTGAAGGACCACGGCAGAACCCAGGCCGTGGTCGCCGTCGGTTGCATGGCCGAGCGGTACGGCAAGGAACTCGCCGAAGCGCTGCCCGAAGCCGACGGCGTGCTCGGGTTCGACGACTACGCCGACATCTCCGACCGGCTCCAGACCATTCTCAACGGCGGAATCCACGCCTCCCACACCCCGCGCGACCGACGCAAACTCCTGCCGCTCAGCCCTGCCGAGCGGCAGCAGGCGTCCACGGCCTCGGAAGTGGCGCTCCCCGGCCACGGGGCACCCACCGATCTGCCCGAGGGCGTGGCACCGGTCTCCGGCCCGCGTGCGCCGCTGCGCCGCAGGCTGGGCACCAGCCCGGTCGCGTCCGTGAAGCTGGCCTCCGGCTGCGACCGTCGCTGCTCCTTCTGCGCGATCCCCTCGTTCCGCGGCTCCTTCATCTCCCGGCGACCCAGCGATGTCCTCGGTGAGACCCGCTGGCTGGCGGAGCAGGGGGTGAAGGAGGTCATGCTGGTCTCCGAGAACAACACCTCGTACGGCAAGGACCTGGGCGACATCCGGTTGCTGGAGACGCTGCTGCCCGAGCTGGCGGCCGTGGACGGCATCGAGCGGGTGCGGGTCAGCTACCTTCAGCCCGCCGAGATGCGGCCCGGGCTGATCGACGTGCTCACTTCGACGCCGAAGATCGCCCCGTACTTCGACCTCTCCTTCCAGCACTCCGCTCCCAGCGTGCTCCGCTCGATGCGGCGGTTCGGTGACACCGAGCGCTTCTGGGAGCTGCTGGAGACGATCCGGGGCAAGGCGCCGCAGGCCGGCGTCCGGTCCAACTTCATCGTGGGCTTCCCCGGGGAGAGCGAGTCGGACTTCGCCGAGTTGGAGCGCTTCTTGACGGGCGCGCGGCTGGATGCCATCGGCGTCTTCGGCTACTCGGACGAGGACGGCACCGAGGCGGCCTCCTACGAGAACAAACTCGACGACGACGTGATCGCCGAACGGCTGGCGCATCTGTCCCGGCTCGCCGAGGAGCTCACCGCGCAGCGTGCGGAGGAGCGCCTCGGGGAGAGCCTGGAGGTGCTCGTCGAATCCATCGGGGGTGCGGACGGCGACGAGCGAGCGGTGGGCCGGGCGGCGCACCAGGCACCCGAGACCGACGGGCAGATCGTCTTCACCGCGAGTGAGGGCTTGGTGCCCGGCCGTATGGTCAGGGCGAAGGTCGTCGCCACGGAAGGCGTCGACCTGGTGGCCGAATACTGCGGTCTGCCCGGCGATGACCTCGACGGCGACCTCGTCCCGGTCGGGGCGGCTGCTCGGTCGGCGGAGGGCGGCGCCCGCCCGATTCCGGTCGAGGGGGCGGGCAGATGACCGGAGTGCCGGCTTCCACGGGGGGCGGCACCGGTAAGCCCGTACCCGGCGGCAAGCTGGGTGCCGCAGCGGTCAATCAGGCCAGTCTGTGGAACATCGCCAACATCCTCACCATGGTCCGGTTGGTCCTGGTGCCGGGCTTCGTCTTTCTGATGCTCCAGGACGGGGGATACGACCCGGTCTGGCGCGCCTGGGCGTGGGCCGCGTTCGCGGTGGCCATGATCACCGACATCTTCGACGGACACCTCGCCCGGACCTACAACCTCGTCACCGACTTCGGGAAGATCGCCGATCCGATCGCCGACAAGGCGATCATGGCCTCCGGGCTCATCTGTCTTTCGGCGCTCGGCGACCTGCCGTGGTGGGTGACCGGGGTCGTTCTCTTCCGTGAGCTGGGCATCACCTTGATGCGGTTCTGGGTGATCCGTCATGGCGTCATTCCGGCCAGCCGCGGCGGAAAACTGAAGACGCTCGCCCAGGGCACGGCGGTCGGCATGTACGTCCTCGCGCTGACGGGCCCGTTGGCCACGATGCGCTTCTGGGTGATGGCGGTCGCCGTGCTGCTGACGGTGATCACCGGACTCGATTACGTGCGACAGGCGATCGTGATGCGCCGCAGAGGGCTAGCCAAGGCCCGCGGTGCGGTCGGTGGAGGACGATGAAGGCGGCTGCCGAGATCCTGGCCGTGCTTGCGGAGCGTGGTCAGACGGTCGCCGTGGCGGAGTCCCTCACGGGCGGACTGGTCGCGGCGGAACTGACGGCCGTTCCGGGGGCGTCAGCGGCCTTTCGCGGCTCGGTGACCGCCTATGCGACCGCCCTGAAGCACACCGTGCTCCATGTCGACGCGGCCCTCCTGGCGGAGCGCGGTGCAGTGGACCCGCAGGTGGCACAGCAGATGGCCAGGGGAGTGCGCACCCTGCTGGGGGCCTCATGGGGCATCGCCACCACCGGAGTGGCCGGACCCGAACCGCAGGACGGCAAGCCGGTGGGGACGGTCTACGTGGCCGTTGCAGGCCCGACCGGAACAGGGAATGTGGCCGCACTGAGGTTGAACGGGAGCCGGGCGGAAATCCGTAGAGAGAGTGTACGGAGCGTGCTCGGACTCCTCGCCGATGAACTCCGCGGGAATGCGCGGGCACAGGATACGGAACAGAACGGGGGGAATTGATGTTTGCAGCCCTGAGTGAACACGACATCGCTCCCCGCACGGCCGCAGCGCAAGGCGGTACGGTGGGGCGTGAAGGATGCGGCTACGCGGTCCGAGGAGGGAGCCACCGATGATTCTGCTCCGTCGCCTGTTGGGTGACGTGCTGCGTCGGCAGCGCCAGCGCCAGGGCCGTACTCTGCGCGAAGTCTCCTCGTCCGCCCGAGTCTCACTCGGCTATCTCTCCGAGGTGGAGCGGGGGCAAAAGGAGGCTTCCTCCGAACTGCTCTCCGCGATTTGCGACGCGCTTGATGTACGGATGT
Coding sequences within:
- the pgsA gene encoding CDP-diacylglycerol--glycerol-3-phosphate 3-phosphatidyltransferase, with amino-acid sequence MTGVPASTGGGTGKPVPGGKLGAAAVNQASLWNIANILTMVRLVLVPGFVFLMLQDGGYDPVWRAWAWAAFAVAMITDIFDGHLARTYNLVTDFGKIADPIADKAIMASGLICLSALGDLPWWVTGVVLFRELGITLMRFWVIRHGVIPASRGGKLKTLAQGTAVGMYVLALTGPLATMRFWVMAVAVLLTVITGLDYVRQAIVMRRRGLAKARGAVGGGR
- a CDS encoding helix-turn-helix domain-containing protein, with protein sequence MSIGNSPEDDRPSPEEERPSIGRVLQQARITSGLTVDEVSATTRVRIPIVHAIEQDDFARSGGDVYARGHIRMIAQAVGLDPDPLVAQYDSEHGGRPAPTPAAPLFEAERIRPEPRRPNWTAAMVAAIVAVVGFVGFTFFNGEDDGGKKQQVAEGPAAEEKPQPTKATNTKPADPKPDPSDGAIAAVPKDKVTVTLSVLEDKSWISVKSHNGKLLFDGTLNKGDSRTFQDDDRIDLILGNAGAIELFVNGKKVEDEFKPGQVERLSYTKGDPEAG
- a CDS encoding CinA family protein translates to MKAAAEILAVLAERGQTVAVAESLTGGLVAAELTAVPGASAAFRGSVTAYATALKHTVLHVDAALLAERGAVDPQVAQQMARGVRTLLGASWGIATTGVAGPEPQDGKPVGTVYVAVAGPTGTGNVAALRLNGSRAEIRRESVRSVLGLLADELRGNARAQDTEQNGGN
- the rimO gene encoding 30S ribosomal protein S12 methylthiotransferase RimO, translated to MPERRTVALVTLGCARNEVDSEELAGRLAADGWELVQEASDADVAVVNTCGFVEAAKKDSVDALLEANDLKDHGRTQAVVAVGCMAERYGKELAEALPEADGVLGFDDYADISDRLQTILNGGIHASHTPRDRRKLLPLSPAERQQASTASEVALPGHGAPTDLPEGVAPVSGPRAPLRRRLGTSPVASVKLASGCDRRCSFCAIPSFRGSFISRRPSDVLGETRWLAEQGVKEVMLVSENNTSYGKDLGDIRLLETLLPELAAVDGIERVRVSYLQPAEMRPGLIDVLTSTPKIAPYFDLSFQHSAPSVLRSMRRFGDTERFWELLETIRGKAPQAGVRSNFIVGFPGESESDFAELERFLTGARLDAIGVFGYSDEDGTEAASYENKLDDDVIAERLAHLSRLAEELTAQRAEERLGESLEVLVESIGGADGDERAVGRAAHQAPETDGQIVFTASEGLVPGRMVRAKVVATEGVDLVAEYCGLPGDDLDGDLVPVGAAARSAEGGARPIPVEGAGR